The window GGCTGCCCAGGTCTCCGATCTCAGGGGGCAGAGCCTCCAGCAAGTTCCCAGAGAGATCGAGGCGCTGCAGGCTGGACagggctcccagggctgggggcagcaTTCGCAGGCGGTTGTGGGTGACGGCgaggaaggtgagggtggggagggccCCCAGGGCCGCGGGCAGTTCTGAGAGGCAGTTACGAGACAGCAGGAGGGCGTCCAGGCCACACATCTGGGGGACGCAGGCCGGCAGTGTCTCCAGGCTGTTGAAGCTCAGATCCAGGTGGGCCAAGTGGGCTAGGCCGCTCAGGCTGGCGGGCAGCGTGGTGAGGGACCCCTGGAGGCAGGCACCCAGGGCATCCCGACGTTGCCCACCTGATGGGGGAAAGGCAGACTGACGTGGCCCTCAAAGTCAGAGTCCCAGGTGAGCCCAGCTGTGCCAGCCAGGGAAACGGGTGCATGGAAACGCAGAgctccaccccaaccccaccaaAACAGAGACAAACAGATGCTGGAGAGCCGCCTGCAGGTGAAGCGGGCGCTCACGGACGGTGCGGTCTCCTCTCAGCTGAGAGCCATCACCGGTGACACACCTCAGGAGAAAGACCCACCCTGGGGTCTGCTGGAGACCCCACTGTGCAGCTACTGGGTCCAGGAACCCTGGCCCAGCCAGCTTCCTCTTGGGGGAACGCAGCTGGGTAGAGCTGTGCAGGGAACAGGGCTCGGGCCGGGGTCCACCTTTCGGGACCAGGAAGCAGAGGCAGGAGCTAGAGAGAGGCTGGGCCAGGGCTGGGACTGGGGGGGGCTCACCTTTGAGGACCAGGGAGCGGAGGCGCGGCAGGCTCCAAGGCAGCTGGGCCAGGGCGGCCTCCAGCAGCTGAGGGTCCTCGTGGCCACTCAGCTGCAGGAAGTCCACCTCCAGCAGCTGAGGGGCCTGCTGGGCATACAGGCGCAGCAGCCGGCGGCAGCCCCCGGGGTGCAGGTGCAGGCTTAGCCGGTTCCCTGCTGGGACCGGGGGCACCTCCGGCCCCACACCCGCAGCCTCTGAAGCATCTCTCGCAGCATCTTCTGGGGCCGTCGCGGGCACTGGCCCCGCCTCCATTGCAGCCATCGCCCACCAGCTGTCCTCGGGGACCAGACATGTCCCAGCTCGCCAGGCAGGCCTGCTCAGGCAGGGCCCAAAGAGGCTGCAGAGTCAGGGGGAGGAGCGGGCTGGGCATCCTCCCAGCCAGAGGAAGGGGAACTCGGGCTGCAGAGAGCCAGGCCCACTGGTCCAGAGTCCAACGCCTAGGCTGGACAGACTGTCACTGACATGGGCTGGACAACAGGACTCCCCGGGGCTGGGAAGGCGGCAGGCAGGAGACCTGTGAGTGCAGAGGGGCTTGGGGACATGCCTGAGGGACTGGGGGAGGGAGGCTTCACACCCCGAGTCTACAAACTTGAAAAGGGACTCCTAGTCCAGCCCCCCCAACTCCGCCTGCTGGGCACCAGAGTCCCACCTCCAACCTTCACATTTCTTGGCTCCAACCGAGGCACTGGCTCTCATCTACCACGTGGGGCGGTAGCCCAGGCAAGGACACGAGTGATCCTGCCCGCGTCTGTTCGAGCAGTGCGAGGGGGTTCATGAGGACGGGACCCCacttcttggcccctggaggaggactttCCCGCCACTTCCAGCTCGCACCTCGGCCCGCAGGGGAGGTCGGTGCACCGCGCAGTCGCCGCCCCCACCGCTTGGGGCGTGTCCTGGGGGAGAGACCGCACCGCAACACCCGCACCGCAACCTCCGCGTCCCCTAGATGCGCCCGCGGTCCGCACGTCACCTGCGCTCCCGGCGGAGCGTTTCCGGGTCCGGCCGCTTGGGAAGCTCGCCTGGCGTCCGCAGGCTCAGCCGGCAGGGGTCTCAGGGTCCCGCCCTCCCCGCCTGCTCTCTGCAGGACACCGCCCTGCCGCACTCAGCTTCCTGTCGGCCGGCGTGCGTCTGTGCGACCGGCCTTCCCGCGGGAAGGCCCGCTTTTCGCGCCACAAAACCCAACCCTTCCGAAGTTCTCGGGCCCTGGGCCTGCTCTGCTCTGGCCGTGCATTCCCGGCCCCGTGTTAAAATCAACTAGTGCGATCTCTGGCTGGAGCGGGTACTGAGGGCTGATCGCAGCTGCTGCCCCACACCCATCTCCTGCCGGAGGACAGCACCGAGGTCCTCAGCCAGTCCCCGAAGGCCTCCTCTCAGGCCCCGTAGAGCCCAGGGCCCACCTTCCGTGACCCTACCTTAATGGGCGCACTCTGGGCCACCTCCCagcgccgccccccgccccccgccccccccccccagccgCAGCGGGCTTCCCCATAGGCTGCCTCCTTTCTCAGCGTCTCACAGTGAGGAAAAGGAGATGGGAGCGATCAGATGTGGCCCAAGGCCACTAGCTGGTGAAGGCCAAAGTCAAGGACCTCAAACCAGATCTGTCTCtcaagaaagccttccagacTGGTTCTTCCTCACCTCACAGAAGAGGTGCCTGTGAACATACACGTCTGCTCCAGCCTGTTCTGCCCCAAATGACACCTCTCTACCCTCTTTCCGCCACCCTCCCCACCTGGACGGGCAGTTCCTGCTAGGCCTGTGTTCTCCCCAGCTCCTATTCCCCCTTCAGTTTCCACATAAATGCcagaataaacacacacacacacacacacacacacacacacacatgcaggaacATCACTCAGACTTAAAAAGTAATGAGTAATGagtcatcaactcaatggacatgagtttgagcaaaccctgggagctagtgaaggacagggaagtctggcatgctgcagtccatggggttgtagagtccaACAGGATggggcaactgagcaacaaaaggTAACGAAGTCCTGACACATGTTACATACAATGTGAATGAACTTTAATGTGAATGAAACTACATGAATGAAATACTACAATGAACTACAATgtgaatgaaataagccagacacaagagGACGAATTCTGTAGGAGTCCATTTATGTAAGATCCCTACCGCAGTCAACATGGAAATGGAAAGTAAATGGGAGCcgcgggctgggggaggggagagggcgtTACTGTTTAGAATTCAGGAGGggaaaagttctggagatacACCGTGGCGATGGTTGCACGTCGGTATGAACGAAtctagtgccactgaactgtatgaTTCAAGTGGTTTTACAGTATGTATTAtcgtgccattaaaaaaaatcacaactgaCCACTTTCCCGTGTGACTGCAACAGGCCCACCCTTGCCAGATGGGTTtcctcaccagctgtgtgaccttgagcaaaaaAACTTTTctgtgcccgaccctcagcgatgtAATGGGATTTCCGTGGGGCCTGCGTTATCACATCGGGGCTGGGCCCTAACACGAGCCCGCCCGGGGTGCCTGCTGCCTCTGAACCCATTTCCGGCCACCTCAGCAAGGCCTTTACTCCTTGGGCCTGATGCTCGCTCCGATCTTCGCAGGGCAGGCGCTCGCTCATCCTTCAGCCCTCTTCGCTCAAGGTTTACCTCCGCCTGGGGCTGCCTCGTTTAACTACTCTGCGTCCGTGCACTAGAACCTAAGTTCTGAGGAAGCAGAACCGGGCCTGGGCCCCCCAGGACTGAGGCCAGCCTGCAGCAAGGTCCCCGACAAGGAGTGAAGGAGCATTGTGTGCTGTGTCCATGGCTAAGCTGATGTCTCTTCCGAAAGGCCACGGCCCAGGTGGGGGCGGATCACACGGGCGTGGACGGTTCTGGCTCCGCTCTTCCGAGCGGCGGTGACAGAGCCTCCCAGCTTCTCCTGGGACCCCGCCGTGGCACTAGCGATGGGGTGAGCAGTGGCTGGGTTCCGCGGAGTAAACGCTCGGGACGACTCGCCCGCCCGTCTGGGCCAGGTCGGACAGCCGGCTCCTGCTGCGTAGCAGGCCAGACCCCAGCAGCGGCGCCGGGCCACGTGCGGCCCGCAGCGGCGCCCCTTAGCTTCCGGTAGCCGTGCATCATGGGACTTGTAGTTCGCCGGCCGCGTCCGCCGCTCCGGCAGAGAAGCGACCAGCGCGCGGAGGCCGCTCTGCATGCTGGGAGCTGTAGGCGCCGCGCGGCATCCTGGGAACCCTGAAGGGAGAAACCTACCCTCCGGACTCGCTCCTCTCTCAGCCCCACTTCCCCCAGGGATCTCGGGCGGCAGTCACCCCATTATATATACGAAGACAGCCCTGGAACTGCCTTCCGCTTTTGCGGTGGCGGCTGCGGGACAGGCGGGATAATGGCGTCTTCCGCGTCCTCATTGGCTAGGCGCTGCGTGACGTCACTAGGAGGCGCCCTCGTGGGGCGCCGAGCGCAAGTCCCGGGGCTTCTGGGTAGCGAATTACTCCCGCCCCCAGCACCGGCGCCTTCCTTTCCGTCCCTGACGCCACCGAGGTCGCACGCGCGAGGCTGCTCTGCCGCCGCTGAGTGAGTGGGCCGGGAGGGCCAGGCCGCGGTCGTGAGTGCCGCGGGGGGCGGGCAGGGCAGGGCGTGGGCCAGGCCTCGGCGGCGGCTCCGCACCAGCCGCGCGCGGCCGGACACTGGCCTCGCAGGGACCGGAGGCCGCCCTTAATGCCGTTGTCCTTGTCTCCTGCGCTAGGATGCGTTACGTTGCCTCCTACTTGTTGGCCGCCCTCGGGGGCAATTCCTCCCCCAGCGCCAAGGACATCAAAAAGATCCTGGACAGCGTGGGCATCGAGGCAGACGACGACCGGCTCAACAAGGTAGCCGCCTCGCAGGGGCCTGAAGGCCCCGCCGACCCTATACGCGCATTCGGGGCTCCCTCTcctacccaacccagggaagtAGGTTGCCGCGGGTTTAGTGGAAGGCCTTTGCCCGCCCATGTGGTTTTGGAACTGCCCTAATGTACTGGTACAGCCCGAAGTAAGAAAAAATGGGGATGAAGTCAAGTCCGCGATAGCGTGGCTCAGTGGGAACAAGTCAcgtgtaagcttttttttttttttttaaagtgtaaacaAGCCCacgttaactttatttttttgaactcagtgtggtggtggtttactcgCTGAGTCATATCGGACTGCTGCGACCCGATGGGCTGTAGACcgtcagatttctctgtccatgggatttccctggcaaggatattggagtgggttgccatttccttctccaagggatcgtcccaacccaggaatcgaagtgctgtgctgtgcttagtcactccgtcgtgtccgactatgccgccccatgaactgtagcccatcaggttcctctgtctgtggggagtccccaggcaagaatgcttcccgacccagggatggtaccctggtctcccgcattgcaggtggaatctttactgactgggccaccagggaagcattgaTAGGTATTGAGTGTGAAGTGaggtattttgcatttcttttcagcaGTAAGTTTTGgtgtcagtttcctcatgtggGGTGTCTTACCTGTCCTGCGTGTAACTGCTGTGCGGGGGGCGCTGTGTGTGGCCTCTTTTGACCCCGCTCCTCGTCTGCTCTAGGTCATCAGTGAGCTCCACGGAAAGAACATCGAGGACGTCATTGCTCAGGGTGAGGTCGTGTTCGAGGCTTTGGTTTTCACGGTCCATTCTAATCCCTGCCGGTCtgcctgtggcctgccaggcttcgcTTGTGGACCAGAGCACCCTAGAAGCCTTACCCAGAGGAGCGAGCAGGGTCTCCGTGGGCTCATGCTATGGGCGCTTCTAGACAACCCCCGGGCAGAGCGGCAGGGGTGCCTGTGCCCTCAGTGAGCTTCTGTGAACAAGCCTCACTGCGGGGGGCTAGGACTGACCACAGGCCCCTGCCCTGCGAGGTCATGCTGGAGCTGGGCTGACTTGGGAGTTGAGCTTTAGGGGAGTTGTTTTTGTCTGAGCTCACTGCGGGGGGTGAGGATCTGGACACTGGGACAGTGGATTCTCTCTGCCTGGTCGTAAGCATGTTTGTCCAGCTTACCTCCCGGGTAGGGCACCGTGGGCCTGCAGGTCTGCTGGGGGGATTCCTAGAAGCCCGTGTCTGGGAAAATGGGAATATGACACAGACCCGGACGAGCTGGACAGTGCCCCTTCACTCTGAGATGACATTCAGGCGGAACACCAGGGCTCACTCCCCTTTGGTCTCTGCAGGTATCGGCAAGCTGGCCAGTGTGCCCGCTGGCGGGGCTGTGGCCGTCTCCGCTGCCCCAGGATCGGCAGCACCCGCTGCGGGTTCTGCTCCAGCTGCAGGTAAGTGGAGGTTCAGGCAGCTGTTGGTGCACACGCCCTGAGGTCTGTCTCTGCTGGGTGTGTGGTCTGAACTGTGACTGAGCTCACCACGCTTTATCCCCACAGcggaggagaagaaggaggagaagaaggaagagtcGGAGGAGTCAGATGACGACATGGGCTTCGGCTTGTTTGACTAGAGTCCCGCTCCCCTGCAAATAAAACCgtttttatgtatttcttgaGCTTTCTGTGCGTGGTTTGTCAGTGTGGTCTCTGCATCCTTGTCTCGTTCTGGGATGAACCGGGACCCTTGTTTGGTGGAGTCTGAAgagccaggagtggggtgccCGGGAAGGGTCACTTCCTGTGGGTCTTGAGTATGGCCAAGCCTTGAGCCTCCTTCTTGGACATTATCCCGGCTCCTGAGGACTGCCAGGGTCTTGGAGAGAATAAGGCTTTCAGGGGACTCCCCGTCCAGAAAATTTTCAGAACCTGGGGAGGGTGGCCTCTGCTCTATGAGGCTGGTACCTCCAGTTGAGGCCAGCAGTTCCCGTTGGACTGAGTGGTTTCAGTCACACAAGGATTCCGTTGTAGGAGTCGGGCTCCTGGTCTTGTTAGAGTCAGCACCCCAGCTCCACCTTAGCTCCTGAGCAACTCGGGTGTCACTCagctgctctgagcctcagtgtccccagCTGTCTTTGCTGGGCAGGTGTGGAAGTGGCTTACAGACAGCAGCGCTGGGTTGCGTGCTCTTCAAGTCCTTCAGTGGCAGGCCTGCCCATGCCCCTTCTGCCAGGTTCTGGCCTAGAATACGGGGCAGAGGGGAGAGGCCCTCACTGCCCGGTTCAgttgcgctcagtcatgtccgactggtcccccgtggactgcagcacaccaggcctccccatctatcactaactcctggagcttactcaaattcctgtccattgagttggtgatgccatccagctatctcatcctgtcatccccttctcccaccttcaatcttgccagcttcagggtcttttccagtaagttcttcgcatcaagtgaccaaactattggagtctcagcttcaccatcaatccttccaatgaatattcaggactgatttcctttaggatggactggttggatctccttgccgtccaaggggaTGCTCtcgagtcttcaacaccacagttgaaaagcatcaattcatctcACTATCCTGGCCCTGTAGCTGTTGGCAGTCTTCACGGCCTTGGGCCtcggcctgccaatgccaggCTACCCAGTAGATCCTCTGCCTTGCTGAAGGCTGTGGTGTGGTGGGCAAGTGCTAGGAGCTCACCCCGCAGTAGGCATTTATGGAGCTGTGGGCTCACAGTTCCAGAGGAGAGTGGTAAGTGCAGCACAGGAGATGGCAGAACAGAGGGATGGGACCTCCGGAAGAGGCCCCAGGGAAGAAGTGCTGGCCCTGAGGAGTGGGGGCTTGGACGGGGGTGAGGATACAGGAAGGGGAAAAGGTCTGGGGTGTGGTGGGGCTTGGGGGGGCTCTGTGTGCCCAAGGACACAGCTGACCTGGGGCCGTGGTCCAAGGCTAGGGTATTGGGGCCCCTCCCAGAGGAGTGGACCCAGGGTCCAGGGGCAGAACTCGCAATCCTAGGCTCAACCCTGTGGGGGCAGAGGACCCCTGCCTGGTGGTCAGCAACCCCCAGGGATTCTCATCTGTACTGCCTGGGGGAAGGGGCAGGTCCGCCTCCCACTCCACAGGCAGCATTCTGGGAAGGGCTTGATGTTCCTGGCTCCAGAACTGGTCCCAGGGGCCTAAAGGGAGGGTTATGTACCCAAAACAAGTCAGCTAGCGTGTGGAAATGGGAGCAGAGGTCTCCCTGCACTGGGGTGGCACAGCCTCATTCCCTCACAAACGACCCGGACTCTGGCCTCCCTCAGAGCAGGCTGCAGGGACAGCCTTAGGCCCCTGGCTGAGCTCACAGTGTCCAGCCCCTCCTTGGTGGTCCACCCTGGTGACCCCCTGAGCTCTGCAGGCTGGCCTTGGGGGTCTGTTCCATTCCCACTGTGTTCCCTGCGTCCAGCAGCCTCCCCAAGGGCTCAGGCACCCCAATCCTGTGCTGCACCTCCATCCAAAGCTTTCGGGGTTCTAAGTCAAACACCCTCACCCCCTGCCTTCCCTTTCCCCAGGACCCGGCTCCCCCCCGTCCTCCCACCCAGGGCCCTTGAGTGTCTGTAGGGTGGGTGGCCCTTTGCCTTCCATGTTTCACCCTTCTCAGTCCTTATTTGAACTTGCGGAAACACTCTCTCCCACTTCAGCCCAACCCCCTCCCCAGTGGGGCCAGCCTGGGCTGACTTTCCTCACTGCTCTACTGGTGTGGGTTCCCATGCCGGGCACACATGCCAAGTACCGGTGGCTTGGAGCTGAGGACCGATCGGCATGATGCCCGATGGCCCTGTCCTGGGGAGGCCCTGCTCTGGCTCTGCCTGGGCCTGACTGGGGCGCAGCCCCAGGCTGGGTCCTGAACTAAACTCCTGCCTGGGGAGTGAATGTCAAGGGCGACGTGCACGCTGACCACCTGCCTCCAGCATAGATAAGCCCCTTGTTTGGGAGGTGAAGTGAGGTGCCGGagggcctggtggctcagcagaaaagaatcccgccaatgcagaagacatgggtttgaaccctgagtcCGGAAGTTcccaaaaaggaaatggcaacccactccagtattcttgcccgggaactcccatggacagaggagcctggtgggctacagtccatggagtcagaaaagagtcagacaggactgagccagtAAACAAGTGAGGTGCAGGGCTGGTTCTGGATACAAGTCAGGATAGCCCTGCCCTGCAATCCAGGAGAAAAATGCggaagggggtgggagggtgaCGTTACCAGCACCTGCCTGGGCAATTAGTTAGGGCGGGTCAGGGCTGGAGTGACCCCGGAGTAGACCCCACAGCCTGAGGAGCTGGGACAGGAGGCCGATGTAAACCAACTTAGTGCCCAGGTAGAGTTGGCTGCGGGGCGGTCGGAGCTCGGCCGGGAGGTCTGGTGTGGGCCTGAGACGCCAGTGTTCTCTCTGGGAACTGTGGTTTGCAGGCAGCCCTGTGTGTTTACGGGTGATTCTGTGGATGAGTCTCGGTGGGTCCTTCAGGTCCCTGGCCCGCGGCGAGCTCCTCGGTGTCCCGGGCGGGCGGAGGCCTACGCCTGAGGGAGGCGAGATGCTGCCCGGACAGCAGGGCCCTCCGCTCCCGGGTGTCCAACTCAGATGCCGACGTCCCGGGCCTGAGAGCGGCCATCCCCACTCCTCTGGGCCCCCGTCCGCCCCTTTCCGCCGTCCacggtggtgggggcggggaaggCAGCAGGAGGTGGGGGACGTGGACTCCCGTCCGGGCCTGGCTACTGTCTTTGGAGGGGCCGCAGGTGCGGCGCTTCAGAGCCCAGGTGGCTGGACGGCGGGCGGGGCCTCAGC is drawn from Bubalus kerabau isolate K-KA32 ecotype Philippines breed swamp buffalo chromosome 5, PCC_UOA_SB_1v2, whole genome shotgun sequence and contains these coding sequences:
- the RPLP2 gene encoding large ribosomal subunit protein P2: MRYVASYLLAALGGNSSPSAKDIKKILDSVGIEADDDRLNKVISELHGKNIEDVIAQGIGKLASVPAGGAVAVSAAPGSAAPAAGSAPAAAEEKKEEKKEESEESDDDMGFGLFD